A genomic region of Leptolyngbya sp. NIES-2104 contains the following coding sequences:
- the dnaB gene encoding replicative DNA helicase — translation MVQEFNFQPVNDRIPPQNLDAEEAILGGILLDPEAITRILDILRPEAFYSSAHQEIYKACVALHQQGSPTDLMSVSTWLNDRGSLEKLGGQSKLVQLVDRTVSAVNIDQYAALVVDKFLRRKLISTGHQISQLGHETAKDLEKVLDEAEQKVFSITQVRPNQGLIATADILTKTFAEIEERSAGMALPGLASGFYDLDGKTQGFQRSDLIIVAGRPSMGKTAFCLGLGRNIAAQYKLPVAVFSLEMSKEQIVQRLLASEARIESGRLRSGRISSQDWEPLSNAIGRLSELRIFIDDTPNISVVEMRSRARKLQAEQGGALGMILIDYLQLMEGSGSENRVQELARITRALKGLARELNVPVIALSQLSRSVESRADKRPMMSDLRESGSIEQDADLVMMLYRDEYYNEDTPDRGIAEVLITKHRNGPTGTIKLLFEPQFTRFLNLAAPNRFDS, via the coding sequence ATGGTTCAAGAATTCAATTTCCAACCCGTTAACGATCGCATTCCCCCTCAGAATCTTGATGCTGAAGAGGCAATTTTAGGCGGAATTCTCCTCGATCCGGAAGCGATTACCCGCATTCTCGACATTCTGCGCCCTGAAGCGTTCTACAGTAGCGCTCACCAAGAGATTTATAAAGCCTGCGTTGCTCTTCACCAGCAGGGATCTCCAACCGATTTGATGAGCGTTTCGACTTGGCTCAACGATCGCGGATCACTAGAAAAGTTAGGCGGACAGTCAAAACTGGTGCAACTGGTCGATCGAACTGTGAGCGCAGTCAATATTGATCAGTATGCAGCTTTAGTTGTCGATAAGTTTCTCCGCCGAAAATTGATCAGCACCGGACATCAGATTTCACAGCTTGGACATGAAACCGCGAAAGACTTAGAAAAAGTCTTGGACGAGGCAGAACAAAAGGTGTTCAGCATTACTCAAGTCCGACCGAATCAGGGCTTAATTGCCACAGCGGACATTTTGACCAAAACTTTTGCTGAGATCGAAGAACGATCGGCAGGAATGGCACTTCCTGGATTAGCTTCGGGCTTCTACGATCTCGATGGCAAAACTCAGGGATTTCAGCGATCGGATTTGATCATCGTGGCAGGGAGGCCGTCAATGGGAAAAACGGCGTTCTGTCTAGGTTTGGGGCGAAATATTGCCGCGCAGTATAAGCTTCCGGTTGCGGTGTTTAGCTTAGAGATGTCGAAGGAACAGATCGTGCAGCGATTGTTAGCAAGTGAAGCGCGGATCGAAAGTGGCAGACTGCGATCGGGCAGAATCTCCTCACAAGATTGGGAACCGTTGAGCAATGCGATCGGGCGATTGTCAGAACTGAGAATCTTCATCGACGATACGCCAAATATTAGCGTTGTGGAAATGCGATCGCGTGCCCGTAAGCTTCAAGCCGAACAAGGCGGCGCACTCGGCATGATTTTGATCGACTACCTGCAATTGATGGAAGGCAGCGGCAGCGAAAATCGAGTGCAAGAATTAGCGCGAATTACTCGTGCGTTAAAAGGACTTGCCCGTGAATTGAATGTGCCTGTTATTGCACTGTCTCAACTCAGTAGAAGTGTTGAAAGCCGCGCTGATAAACGCCCGATGATGTCAGATCTTCGTGAAAGTGGAAGTATAGAACAAGACGCTGACCTTGTAATGATGCTTTATCGCGACGAATATTATAACGAGGACACACCCGATCGCGGAATCGCTGAAGTTCTAATCACCAAACACCGAAACGGACCCACCGGGACAATCAAACTCCTATTCGAGCCGCAATTTACGCGATTCTTGAACTTAGCTGCTCCGAATCGGTTCGACTCTTAG
- the hepC gene encoding heterocyst development glycosyltransferase HepC: MTTFNPLILQGTPSPIREKTGDVAQDRRRCFLYWRRTQLLVLQPAAEERDRTSKQPPLPPLSNPTWLTECLKRSPIRLVRIDPALEESTIKEWAEACKQSGKTLYLRLPPATHLPNRRELLWVCKRILDWSVAALLLALLSPMFVLIAVAIALTSEGSVLFSQWRVGQRGKLFRVLKFRTMVMNAEQAHHGIMANQSADCLHKREDDPRITPIGKWLRRYSLDELPQLINVLRGEMSIVGPRPWALYDALRIRPEMQTRLNALPGITGAWQVEARSTVLDLDAVNDRDLEYLRNWSLRGDFKILLRTVPKVLSGFGAF, encoded by the coding sequence ATGACAACTTTTAATCCGCTAATTTTGCAAGGAACGCCCAGTCCAATCCGGGAAAAGACCGGAGACGTAGCGCAGGATCGCCGACGGTGTTTTCTGTACTGGCGGCGCACTCAGCTTCTCGTGTTGCAACCAGCAGCAGAGGAGCGCGATCGCACTTCCAAGCAACCCCCACTTCCGCCGCTCTCGAATCCAACTTGGCTAACTGAGTGCCTTAAGCGTTCTCCCATTCGATTGGTACGGATTGATCCAGCCTTGGAAGAATCGACCATCAAGGAATGGGCAGAAGCGTGTAAACAGTCCGGGAAAACGCTCTATTTACGGTTGCCTCCTGCGACTCATCTTCCGAACCGGAGAGAACTTCTGTGGGTCTGCAAGCGGATTTTGGATTGGAGTGTGGCGGCGTTGTTGTTAGCTTTGCTCAGTCCGATGTTTGTTTTGATTGCAGTCGCGATCGCGCTCACGTCTGAGGGTTCGGTTTTGTTCAGCCAGTGGCGAGTCGGTCAGCGCGGAAAATTATTTCGGGTGCTGAAATTTCGGACGATGGTGATGAATGCGGAACAGGCGCATCATGGCATCATGGCGAATCAATCGGCGGACTGTTTGCACAAGCGCGAAGACGATCCGAGAATTACACCGATCGGGAAATGGTTGCGGCGCTATAGCTTGGATGAATTGCCGCAGTTAATTAACGTGCTGCGGGGCGAGATGAGCATTGTCGGTCCCAGACCTTGGGCGTTGTACGATGCACTGCGGATTCGTCCGGAGATGCAAACGCGACTGAATGCACTGCCGGGAATTACGGGCGCGTGGCAGGTAGAAGCTCGATCGACAGTTTTGGATTTGGATGCGGTGAACGATCGCGATTTAGAATATCTTAGAAATTGGTCACTCAGGGGCGATTTCAAGATTCTGCTGCGAACGGTTCCGAAAGTACTATCAGGCTTTGGGGCGTTTTGA
- a CDS encoding M48 family metallopeptidase codes for MVESRLIKGQLVELPQYRVRESIKAKHVSLRMTVQGGLEVIIPHGFDQSRIPEILQTKQSWIERTIDRLEAQRQQFEASPALPDQLALRAIDQLWEVEYQPTGFSRVTLTEKGKSKLILRGNTNNEELCRALLQQWLTHKAYQRLVPWLWSISQELQLPFHKASIRGQKTLWASCSQQCNISLNYKLLFLPPELVRYVFVHELCHTVHLNHSARFWALVEEKDPHYKAIDKALRQSSHYVPGWLEMHNLKD; via the coding sequence ATGGTTGAGTCAAGACTGATTAAGGGTCAGCTTGTGGAACTCCCTCAGTATCGAGTTCGAGAAAGCATTAAAGCGAAACACGTCAGCCTCAGAATGACGGTACAGGGCGGCTTAGAAGTCATCATCCCACACGGATTTGACCAGAGCCGAATCCCTGAAATTTTGCAGACCAAGCAAAGTTGGATTGAGCGAACGATCGACCGCCTCGAAGCACAGCGACAACAATTCGAGGCTTCTCCCGCTCTGCCAGATCAACTGGCATTAAGAGCGATCGACCAACTTTGGGAAGTCGAATACCAGCCTACCGGATTTTCGCGTGTGACCCTGACCGAAAAAGGCAAATCGAAGCTCATTCTACGCGGCAACACAAATAATGAGGAGCTTTGTCGCGCTCTATTGCAGCAATGGTTAACCCACAAAGCTTATCAGCGGTTAGTTCCGTGGCTGTGGTCAATCAGTCAAGAATTGCAGCTACCCTTTCATAAAGCCTCGATTCGCGGACAGAAAACGCTCTGGGCAAGCTGTTCTCAACAATGCAACATTAGCCTGAACTATAAATTATTGTTCCTGCCGCCAGAACTTGTGCGCTATGTGTTTGTCCATGAACTCTGCCACACAGTACACCTCAATCACTCAGCGCGGTTCTGGGCATTAGTCGAAGAAAAAGATCCTCACTATAAAGCGATCGATAAAGCGCTGCGTCAATCGAGTCACTATGTTCCCGGTTGGCTGGAAATGCACAATTTGAAAGACTAA
- a CDS encoding polysaccharide biosynthesis tyrosine autokinase, producing MAQGNITLFNPSPPAQEPDPGYGQLFGVLMRRKIWFLGAVAGTIALAAAVTAFMPPTYRSTMQMLVESNYRERRAPGDNSPSFADPNVESDTATQVNLMRSTQLLQRAVDELQPRYSDIDVDRLRNRLNIAQVQELRGSERVNTSIVEMSYIDYDRVKTREVLKSLQRVYQDYNLEQQRNRLAKGLSFIDRQIPQVQEKVNKAEADLERFRKSSNLVDPEDQSRALIESLRELQKDQQSNRGELASAQARFLALQQQLARSPEQATIASRLSQSNQYQALLAEIQKTEVALAQQQTRFTSKTPFVQQLLDQRQRQVALLQQEAQRVLGADAGAIAGSDSALFSTGQLGENDLKFASDLTQAQVDFFAARARDQTLAAEAQRLQSQLQRFPTLLAEYNRLLPTVKLQRDTLDQLEKARQGLGLEIARGGFDWQIVEQAKVGRQVGPNWLRNLLIGGAAGLMLGSVAAFLRESADKSIRTSEDLTKQASIPLIGMVPELPMSELMPTTNFAFGRSTGDTSMLQVLHWAPFRESLDLIYKNLQLMTDGDPMRSLVVTSALAGEGKSTVALGLAISAARLHQRVLLIDADLRRPGLHEQLQLPNEHGLSTLLTSDRALTQAAIQPASTYSDLPISVLTAGPTPTDSVKLLSSKRMRDLMTVFEQHYDLVILDCPPVLGIVDALLAASFCDGTLLVGRMGHVDKNEVSQAVGMLSRLNLVGVVANCSESGHSYYYRSATQTA from the coding sequence GTGGCGCAAGGCAATATCACCCTGTTCAATCCATCCCCACCGGCTCAAGAACCTGATCCAGGGTACGGTCAGCTTTTTGGCGTGTTGATGCGCCGGAAGATCTGGTTCCTCGGCGCAGTCGCAGGAACGATCGCGCTGGCGGCAGCGGTCACTGCTTTTATGCCACCGACGTATCGCAGTACGATGCAGATGCTCGTTGAATCGAATTATCGAGAACGACGCGCCCCCGGAGATAACAGTCCTTCGTTCGCTGATCCCAATGTCGAGAGCGATACCGCGACACAAGTGAATTTAATGCGGAGTACTCAACTGTTGCAGCGGGCAGTGGATGAATTGCAGCCGCGATACAGCGATATTGATGTCGATCGCTTGAGAAACCGGCTCAATATTGCTCAAGTTCAAGAACTACGCGGTAGTGAGCGAGTGAATACCAGCATCGTTGAGATGAGCTATATCGACTACGATCGCGTTAAAACCCGTGAAGTGCTCAAATCGCTGCAACGAGTTTATCAAGATTACAACCTAGAGCAGCAGCGGAATCGGTTGGCGAAGGGGCTGTCGTTTATTGATCGCCAAATTCCGCAAGTGCAAGAAAAGGTGAATAAAGCTGAGGCGGATTTGGAACGGTTCCGCAAGTCGTCGAATTTGGTTGACCCAGAAGACCAATCGAGAGCCTTGATTGAATCGCTGCGGGAATTGCAGAAAGATCAGCAGTCGAATCGAGGTGAACTCGCAAGCGCACAAGCGAGATTTTTAGCGCTTCAGCAGCAACTTGCCCGATCGCCGGAACAAGCGACGATCGCATCAAGACTGAGCCAATCGAATCAGTATCAAGCGCTACTAGCGGAGATTCAAAAAACCGAAGTTGCACTGGCTCAGCAGCAAACGCGATTTACCAGTAAAACGCCGTTTGTGCAGCAATTGTTAGATCAGCGTCAGCGGCAGGTTGCCTTGTTGCAGCAAGAAGCGCAGCGGGTTTTGGGGGCGGATGCAGGCGCGATCGCGGGATCAGATTCTGCGCTATTCTCAACCGGACAGTTGGGTGAAAATGACCTGAAGTTTGCCAGCGACCTGACCCAGGCGCAAGTAGACTTTTTTGCCGCACGAGCGCGAGATCAAACATTAGCGGCAGAAGCTCAGCGATTACAGTCTCAACTGCAACGCTTCCCAACACTACTGGCGGAATACAATCGCTTGCTGCCGACCGTGAAACTCCAGCGGGACACGCTTGATCAATTAGAAAAGGCGCGGCAGGGATTAGGCTTAGAGATTGCCCGTGGTGGCTTTGACTGGCAGATTGTGGAGCAGGCGAAAGTCGGTCGCCAAGTCGGTCCTAATTGGTTGAGAAATCTCCTGATTGGAGGGGCAGCAGGCTTGATGCTTGGGTCTGTTGCAGCCTTCTTACGCGAGTCGGCAGATAAATCGATTCGGACATCGGAAGACTTGACCAAGCAGGCATCGATTCCACTGATCGGCATGGTACCAGAACTACCGATGTCGGAACTAATGCCGACGACGAACTTTGCTTTTGGTCGATCGACGGGTGACACCTCGATGCTACAAGTCCTGCACTGGGCACCGTTCCGGGAATCGCTTGATTTGATCTACAAGAATCTGCAATTGATGACTGATGGTGATCCGATGCGATCGCTGGTTGTGACTTCGGCGCTTGCAGGTGAAGGAAAATCGACGGTGGCGCTAGGATTGGCGATTAGTGCGGCGCGGCTTCATCAGCGGGTCTTGTTGATTGATGCGGATTTGCGCCGTCCTGGGTTGCACGAGCAGCTACAGCTTCCAAACGAGCATGGATTATCCACGTTGTTGACGAGCGATCGCGCTTTAACTCAGGCAGCGATTCAACCTGCTAGTACCTATAGTGATTTACCGATTTCGGTGCTGACGGCTGGACCGACTCCGACCGATTCGGTGAAGCTTCTCAGTTCTAAACGGATGCGCGATTTGATGACGGTGTTCGAGCAGCATTACGATTTAGTGATTCTCGATTGTCCTCCAGTTTTGGGAATCGTGGATGCGCTATTGGCGGCATCATTCTGTGATGGAACGCTGTTAGTGGGGCGCATGGGACATGTGGATAAGAACGAAGTGTCGCAGGCGGTCGGAATGTTGAGTCGGTTGAATTTGGTGGGTGTTGTGGCGAACTGTTCGGAGAGCGGACATAGCTACTACTATCGATCGGCGACTCAAACGGCTTAA
- a CDS encoding glycosyltransferase: MKVALVHDYLTQKGGAERVFEMLCRRYPDADIFTSLYEPEASIDFGDREVFTTYLQRIPNASRYFKLLAPLYYSAFRALDLRDYDLIISSTTSFAKAVRKRPDAKHICFCHNITRFLWDTKTYLREYTAYRRFLPLLEQVFRAMRKADLAYAQEPDVYIANSSTVAGRIQQFYQKPARVINCPIDSQQFAFSNQKEDFYLASARLVSYKRLDVVVEAFNWLGWNLVVTGDGPEREVLEARAMKNVKFLGHVSDAERKQLLSRSKSVIVMALEDYGLVPIEANASGTPVIAYGEGGVLDTQIPGTTGVFFNSQTPQALHRALLKAKAIEWNYQKIRDHAMTKFSEDAFFQSIEGVITEVCGTG, encoded by the coding sequence ATGAAAGTTGCCCTAGTCCATGACTACTTAACGCAGAAAGGCGGCGCAGAGCGAGTTTTTGAAATGCTTTGTCGGCGCTACCCGGATGCAGATATCTTCACCTCGCTGTATGAGCCGGAAGCCTCGATCGATTTTGGCGATCGAGAAGTTTTCACCACCTATCTACAGCGAATTCCTAACGCTTCTCGCTATTTCAAGCTGTTGGCACCGCTGTATTATTCTGCGTTTCGAGCGTTGGACTTGCGCGATTATGATCTAATCATCAGCAGTACGACGAGCTTTGCTAAAGCCGTGAGAAAGCGCCCTGATGCGAAGCACATCTGTTTCTGCCACAACATTACTCGATTCCTGTGGGATACCAAGACGTATCTGCGAGAGTACACTGCTTATCGACGATTCCTGCCGCTCTTGGAACAGGTCTTTCGAGCGATGCGAAAAGCAGATTTGGCATATGCACAAGAGCCAGATGTTTATATTGCGAACTCAAGCACTGTGGCAGGGCGAATTCAGCAGTTCTATCAGAAGCCTGCACGAGTGATTAACTGCCCGATCGATAGTCAGCAGTTTGCTTTCTCAAATCAGAAAGAAGATTTCTACCTCGCTTCGGCACGATTGGTCAGCTACAAGCGATTAGATGTCGTCGTCGAAGCCTTTAACTGGTTGGGCTGGAATTTGGTTGTGACAGGCGATGGACCAGAGCGCGAAGTCTTAGAAGCGCGGGCAATGAAAAACGTGAAATTCTTGGGACACGTCAGCGATGCCGAACGCAAACAACTCTTGTCGAGATCGAAATCAGTAATTGTGATGGCACTGGAAGATTACGGACTGGTTCCGATCGAAGCCAATGCCAGCGGCACTCCAGTCATTGCTTACGGCGAAGGCGGTGTGCTCGATACGCAGATTCCAGGCACTACGGGTGTATTCTTCAACTCGCAAACCCCACAAGCTCTCCATCGGGCATTGCTCAAAGCAAAAGCGATCGAGTGGAATTATCAGAAAATTCGCGATCACGCGATGACGAAATTCTCAGAAGATGCCTTTTTTCAATCGATCGAAGGCGTGATCACAGAAGTTTGTGGCACTGGGTAA
- the hepA gene encoding heterocyst formation ABC transporter subunit HepA, with protein MPRRIKRIFSTTRFWQEYGFIFREFKFFPRVAIAAMIFAIGSAAFEGFGFGFLLAFLQNLVSPTLEPFRTGFNWFDVWILGVDRGATERLLRVSSLILLSAWIRAGFNYFTQVYTDLAQQRLVDRLRRQVFEQLQAVNLSYFNRVASGELINTITTEIGRLNFAFALCSFIFIRILTLILYSALLFTISWQLTIISLALFGVVAIVLSRLNDRVRSKSVAVSAANGRFTSTALELINGIRTVQAFATQDYERKRFYTASSEVVKAGTKATRQGAIVRPLAEGLATTILIVMIILAITVFVENGTLQTASLLTFLFILFRLVPAIHEVNGSRVQLISASGSIRNLRELLRRDDKPYLHEGDRTFKSLNHAIEFCAVDFGYDPDQLVLKEISLCIPKGHTTAIVGGSGAGKSTLVDLIPRFYDPTFGKILFDGEDARSFTLESLRKKMAIVSQDTFIFNTSVRDNIAYGLEDMSDQQIWQAAEQANALDFILELPEQFATVLGDRGMRLSGGQRQRLAIARALLRDPEILILDEATSALDSESEQLIQQSLERLSAGRTVITIAHRLSTIVRADQVVVMEQGQIVEQGSYQTLLEKRGRLWQYHRIQHELRSG; from the coding sequence ATGCCCCGACGGATTAAACGAATTTTCAGCACGACTCGGTTTTGGCAGGAATACGGATTTATTTTTCGGGAGTTCAAATTCTTCCCACGAGTTGCGATCGCGGCTATGATTTTTGCGATCGGGTCTGCGGCGTTTGAAGGATTCGGTTTTGGATTCCTTTTAGCGTTTCTGCAAAACTTGGTGAGTCCGACGCTCGAACCGTTTCGCACTGGGTTCAATTGGTTTGATGTTTGGATTTTGGGAGTCGATCGCGGAGCGACTGAAAGACTGTTGCGCGTATCGAGTCTGATTCTGTTGTCGGCTTGGATTCGAGCCGGATTTAATTACTTTACTCAAGTCTATACCGATTTAGCTCAGCAGCGGTTAGTGGATCGATTGCGCCGTCAGGTCTTCGAGCAATTACAGGCGGTGAATCTTAGTTATTTCAATCGAGTTGCTTCTGGTGAACTGATTAATACCATCACAACTGAAATCGGTCGGTTGAATTTTGCGTTTGCGTTGTGTTCGTTTATTTTTATTAGAATATTGACGCTGATTTTGTATTCAGCATTGTTATTCACCATTTCATGGCAATTAACGATCATTTCTTTAGCGTTATTTGGTGTAGTTGCGATCGTGCTTTCTCGATTAAACGATCGAGTGCGATCGAAAAGCGTTGCGGTTTCTGCTGCAAATGGGCGATTTACCAGTACCGCTTTGGAATTGATTAACGGCATCCGGACGGTTCAGGCGTTTGCGACTCAAGACTATGAACGCAAGCGATTTTACACTGCTAGTTCAGAAGTCGTCAAAGCTGGTACGAAAGCGACTCGGCAAGGTGCGATCGTGCGTCCATTAGCCGAAGGATTAGCGACCACGATTCTGATTGTGATGATCATCTTGGCGATCACAGTCTTTGTGGAGAATGGCACCTTACAAACGGCATCTCTGCTTACATTTCTGTTTATTTTGTTCCGGTTGGTTCCTGCCATTCATGAAGTGAACGGTAGTCGAGTGCAGTTAATTTCGGCAAGCGGATCAATCCGAAATTTGCGGGAATTGCTGCGGCGCGATGACAAACCGTATTTACACGAGGGCGATCGCACATTCAAAAGTTTGAATCACGCGATCGAATTTTGTGCGGTCGATTTTGGCTACGATCCCGATCAATTAGTGCTTAAAGAGATTTCACTCTGCATTCCAAAAGGGCACACAACCGCGATCGTCGGTGGCTCTGGTGCTGGGAAATCAACGCTAGTCGATCTGATTCCACGATTCTACGATCCGACCTTTGGCAAGATTCTGTTTGATGGTGAAGACGCGCGATCGTTCACGCTCGAATCGCTGCGAAAGAAAATGGCGATCGTGAGTCAAGATACGTTTATTTTCAATACTTCGGTGCGTGACAATATCGCGTACGGTTTAGAAGACATGAGCGATCAACAAATCTGGCAAGCCGCAGAACAAGCGAATGCACTAGATTTTATTCTCGAATTGCCAGAACAGTTTGCAACCGTGTTGGGCGATCGAGGAATGCGATTATCTGGGGGACAAAGACAGCGATTGGCGATCGCTCGTGCTTTATTACGTGATCCAGAAATTTTGATTCTAGATGAAGCAACCAGTGCGCTCGATTCTGAGTCAGAACAGTTGATTCAGCAATCGTTAGAGCGATTATCCGCAGGGCGAACCGTGATTACGATCGCACATCGGCTTTCAACGATCGTTCGAGCGGATCAGGTGGTGGTGATGGAGCAGGGGCAGATTGTCGAGCAGGGGAGCTATCAGACGTTGTTAGAAAAGCGGGGGCGACTTTGGCAGTATCACCGAATTCAGCACGAACTGCGATCGGGTTAG
- the rplI gene encoding 50S ribosomal protein L9, which translates to MDYLCGNNRELRIMAKRIQLVLTQNVSKLGRIGDLVEVAPGYARNYLVPQGMATTVNPGILKQVARRRELEEQRLAELKQQAVQISAEIETAGGFDIEKQAGENDSIFGTVTNQDVADAIKAKTNQDIDRRTITLPDISKLGEYTAQIKLHPEVTSKVVIRVVAA; encoded by the coding sequence ATGGACTATTTGTGCGGAAACAATCGAGAACTTAGAATTATGGCGAAGCGGATTCAGCTCGTTCTCACGCAGAACGTCAGCAAATTAGGACGCATCGGGGACTTAGTCGAAGTCGCACCCGGTTATGCGAGAAACTATCTTGTGCCTCAAGGCATGGCAACCACGGTCAATCCTGGCATTCTCAAACAGGTCGCCCGTCGGCGCGAATTGGAAGAACAACGGTTAGCCGAATTAAAACAGCAAGCCGTTCAAATCTCAGCGGAAATCGAAACCGCTGGCGGATTTGACATCGAGAAACAAGCGGGCGAAAACGATTCGATCTTCGGAACGGTCACAAACCAAGATGTCGCCGATGCAATCAAGGCGAAGACCAATCAGGATATCGATCGACGTACAATCACGCTCCCCGATATCAGCAAGCTTGGAGAATACACGGCTCAAATCAAACTGCACCCAGAAGTCACCTCGAAAGTCGTGATTCGAGTCGTTGCGGCTTAG